A part of Bosea sp. (in: a-proteobacteria) genomic DNA contains:
- the xylB gene encoding xylulokinase → MHVIGIDIGTSAVKAVLVDEGQTVVATGEASLEWRSPHPGWSEQDPEDWWMATLRALAGLRSDCGTAWSDVTAIGLSGQMHGAVTLDAAGQVLRPAILWNDGRSAAECHVLESAMPGLGMVAGAPAMPGFTAPKLLWMQRNEPELFRRIAHVLLPKDFIRLKLTGSYATDLSDAAGTLWLDQAARDWSAQLIAASSLAPSQMPPVHEGIAISGRLLPGVAAQLGLPDGVAVAAGAGDAAAGAVGIGAVDDGDAFLSLGTSAQLFVATASYRPCPQKFLHAYCHAVPDRWFQMAAMLNGAVCLAWIAQQLGEGDIQLLLDRTEATAPRPSGLVFLPYLSGERTPHNDPQARGAFIGLDQATTPYSMVRAVLEGVAFSCVDARDCLSGAGTELSALSVIGGGSQSTFWMTIIASALNMPLIRHHGGEKGPAFGAARLARLAITQEPVAQVCSKPPIRDMFAPDSELAGLYAERLPRFRDLYARLKGAF, encoded by the coding sequence ATGCATGTCATCGGCATCGATATCGGAACCTCAGCCGTCAAGGCAGTTCTGGTGGATGAAGGCCAGACAGTTGTTGCAACGGGGGAAGCGTCGCTGGAATGGCGTTCGCCCCATCCCGGCTGGTCCGAACAGGACCCGGAGGACTGGTGGATGGCCACGCTCCGGGCGCTGGCTGGCCTGAGATCTGATTGTGGCACGGCCTGGAGCGACGTGACGGCCATCGGCCTGTCAGGCCAGATGCATGGTGCCGTGACGCTTGATGCTGCCGGACAGGTGCTGCGCCCGGCGATCCTGTGGAATGACGGACGCAGCGCTGCGGAATGCCATGTGCTCGAGAGCGCGATGCCCGGCCTTGGCATGGTTGCAGGCGCGCCCGCCATGCCGGGGTTCACGGCCCCAAAACTGCTCTGGATGCAGCGCAATGAACCTGAGTTGTTCCGGCGCATAGCCCACGTGCTGCTACCCAAGGACTTCATTCGGCTGAAGCTGACCGGAAGCTATGCGACCGACCTCTCTGACGCTGCTGGCACCCTCTGGCTTGATCAGGCGGCCCGCGATTGGTCCGCCCAACTGATCGCGGCATCCAGCCTCGCGCCATCGCAAATGCCGCCTGTCCATGAGGGCATCGCCATCAGCGGCCGGCTGCTGCCCGGCGTCGCCGCACAACTCGGATTGCCGGACGGCGTCGCGGTAGCCGCTGGCGCGGGCGATGCAGCGGCGGGCGCTGTCGGCATCGGGGCGGTGGACGATGGTGATGCGTTTCTGTCGCTCGGAACATCGGCGCAGCTTTTCGTTGCGACCGCCAGCTATCGGCCTTGCCCGCAGAAGTTTCTGCATGCCTACTGCCACGCCGTTCCAGACCGTTGGTTCCAGATGGCGGCCATGCTCAACGGCGCCGTATGCTTGGCATGGATCGCGCAGCAATTGGGTGAGGGCGACATCCAGCTTCTGCTTGATCGGACTGAGGCGACCGCGCCGCGCCCCTCCGGCCTCGTGTTCTTGCCCTACCTCTCCGGAGAGCGCACTCCGCACAATGATCCACAGGCGCGGGGAGCCTTCATCGGCCTCGACCAGGCCACAACACCGTATTCCATGGTCCGCGCCGTCCTCGAAGGCGTCGCCTTTTCCTGTGTCGACGCGAGGGACTGCCTTTCGGGCGCAGGCACCGAGCTTTCCGCGCTCAGCGTCATCGGCGGCGGATCACAATCCACCTTCTGGATGACCATCATTGCCTCCGCGCTGAACATGCCGCTCATTCGCCACCACGGTGGCGAGAAAGGCCCGGCCTTCGGAGCAGCGCGCCTTGCCCGGCTGGCAATCACACAGGAGCCCGTCGCCCAGGTCTGCAGCAAACCGCCGATCCGCGACATGTTCGCGCCAGACTCCGAACTGGCCGGGCTCTACGCCGAGCGCCTGCCCCGTTTCCGCGACCTCTATGCCAGATTGAAGGGTGCTTTCTAG
- the rimO gene encoding 30S ribosomal protein S12 methylthiotransferase RimO has product MNAPAPKISFVSLGCPKALVDSERIITSLRSEGYELTRTHAGADLVIVNTCGFLDSAKAESLDNIGRALSENGKVIVTGCMGAEPEQITERFPNVLAITGPQAYESVLGAVHAALPPAHDPFLDLVPAQGVKLTPRHYAYLKISEGCNNRCSFCIIPKLRGDLVSRPAGEVLREAEKLVAAGVKELLVISQDTSAYGVDLRYAPSLFKDREVRARFLDLSRELGQLGAWVRLHYVYPYPHVDEVIQLMSDGLVLPYLDIPFQHASPHVLKAMRRPAHQEKTLERIRKWREICPDLGIRSTFIVGFPGETDEDFEFLLAWLKEARLERVGCFKFEPVKGAVANDLGLAPVPDAVKEQRYRRFMEAQQVISARVLASRVGRRLKVIIDEAGPTVAKGRSVWDAPEIDGNVYVGSRRPLRVGDIVTVRVERADAYDLHGQAV; this is encoded by the coding sequence ATGAACGCTCCCGCTCCCAAGATTTCATTCGTCTCGCTCGGCTGCCCCAAGGCGCTGGTGGATTCGGAGCGGATCATCACGTCGCTGCGCTCGGAAGGCTATGAGCTGACGCGCACCCATGCCGGCGCCGATCTGGTGATCGTCAACACCTGCGGCTTCCTCGATTCAGCCAAGGCGGAGTCGCTCGACAACATCGGCCGCGCGCTCTCCGAGAATGGCAAGGTGATCGTCACCGGCTGCATGGGCGCGGAGCCGGAACAGATCACGGAGCGCTTTCCCAACGTGCTCGCCATCACCGGCCCCCAGGCTTACGAGAGCGTGCTGGGCGCCGTGCACGCGGCGCTGCCACCAGCCCATGATCCGTTCCTTGATCTGGTGCCCGCGCAAGGCGTGAAGCTAACGCCGCGCCATTATGCCTATCTCAAGATTTCAGAGGGCTGCAACAACCGGTGCAGCTTCTGCATCATCCCGAAGCTGCGGGGTGATCTGGTCTCGCGCCCGGCCGGCGAAGTGCTGCGCGAAGCCGAGAAACTCGTCGCCGCAGGCGTCAAGGAACTTCTGGTCATCTCGCAGGACACGAGCGCCTATGGCGTCGATCTGCGCTATGCGCCGAGCCTCTTCAAGGACCGCGAGGTCAGGGCCAGGTTCCTGGATCTGTCGCGGGAGCTTGGCCAGCTCGGCGCCTGGGTAAGGCTGCATTATGTCTACCCCTACCCCCATGTCGACGAGGTCATCCAGCTAATGAGCGACGGCCTGGTCCTGCCCTATCTCGACATTCCCTTCCAGCACGCCTCGCCCCATGTTCTCAAGGCCATGCGTCGGCCCGCTCACCAGGAAAAGACGCTCGAACGCATCCGCAAATGGCGCGAGATCTGCCCCGATCTCGGCATCCGCTCGACCTTCATTGTCGGCTTTCCCGGCGAGACTGACGAGGATTTCGAGTTTCTTCTCGCTTGGCTCAAGGAAGCGCGCCTTGAGCGGGTCGGGTGCTTCAAGTTTGAACCGGTGAAGGGCGCGGTGGCGAATGATCTGGGGCTCGCGCCGGTGCCGGATGCTGTGAAGGAACAGCGCTATCGCCGCTTCATGGAGGCGCAGCAGGTGATCTCGGCCCGTGTCCTCGCCTCGCGGGTCGGCCGGCGCCTCAAGGTCATCATCGACGAGGCAGGCCCCACCGTGGCCAAGGGCCGTTCGGTCTGGGACGCGCCGGAAATCGACGGCAATGTCTATGTCGGATCGCGCCGCCCCCTGCGCGTCGGCGACATCGTGACCGTCCGCGTCGAGCGCGCCGACGCCTATGACCTGCACGGGCAGGCCGTCTGA
- the hfq gene encoding RNA chaperone Hfq encodes MAAERAQNLQDTFLNYVRKNKISVTIFLVNGVKLQGVVTWFDNFCVLLRRDGHSQLVYKHAISTIMPGSPVALFEGHEDADK; translated from the coding sequence ATGGCGGCCGAAAGAGCTCAAAATCTACAGGACACGTTCCTCAACTATGTTCGTAAAAACAAGATTTCGGTCACGATCTTTCTGGTGAACGGGGTCAAACTTCAGGGGGTTGTCACCTGGTTCGACAATTTCTGCGTGTTGTTGCGGCGCGATGGGCATTCACAGCTTGTCTACAAGCACGCGATCTCGACCATCATGCCGGGCAGTCCGGTCGCGCTGTTCGAGGGGCATGAAGACGCCGACAAGTGA
- a CDS encoding carbohydrate kinase: MFVVCGEALYDLFANGKPDPGGKVVLRAVPGGSPFNVAIGLGRMDVSCGLLSAIPRDVLGTALRARLATENVSARFLLESAGLTTLSLVGLNDDGSPSYSFYQTGQDERLSIDNLSPFGADVVGMHLGSYAAVAPVTSACFQALAEREQGRLVTYDLNVRLTVEPRTAVWKARVAALLPVVSALKASDEDLTALWPDRDPVDVARECALQGPALVVLTRGPKGAVAFHRSGEFAMSAPVTEVNDTVGAGDAFQAQLIAALLEHGGRSRALISSMSQDEIATIIRRAIWAASHTCRRQGADPPTAADIAPFLSELGRTAMAD, encoded by the coding sequence ATGTTCGTTGTCTGCGGAGAAGCCCTTTACGACCTTTTTGCAAACGGAAAGCCGGACCCGGGCGGCAAGGTCGTGCTGAGGGCGGTTCCAGGTGGCTCACCCTTCAATGTCGCGATTGGACTGGGGCGCATGGATGTGAGCTGCGGCCTCCTATCGGCCATCCCCCGTGATGTCCTTGGCACAGCGTTGCGCGCGCGTCTGGCCACCGAAAACGTATCGGCCCGTTTTCTTCTGGAGAGCGCGGGGCTGACCACGCTCAGCTTGGTCGGTCTCAATGATGATGGCTCTCCGAGTTATTCATTCTATCAGACTGGCCAGGATGAACGCCTGTCGATTGACAATTTGTCGCCATTCGGCGCCGATGTCGTCGGCATGCATCTGGGCTCCTATGCGGCAGTCGCACCTGTCACATCCGCATGCTTCCAGGCACTGGCTGAACGTGAACAGGGTCGCCTGGTCACCTATGACCTGAACGTTCGCCTGACGGTGGAGCCGCGCACGGCGGTCTGGAAGGCGCGCGTCGCAGCGCTCCTGCCTGTCGTCAGTGCGCTCAAGGCCAGCGACGAGGATCTGACCGCGCTGTGGCCCGACCGTGATCCCGTCGATGTCGCGCGTGAATGTGCCTTGCAGGGCCCGGCGCTCGTGGTTCTGACGCGTGGGCCGAAAGGGGCGGTTGCCTTCCACCGCAGCGGCGAGTTTGCGATGTCGGCTCCGGTCACTGAGGTGAATGACACAGTCGGTGCAGGCGACGCTTTCCAGGCCCAGCTGATCGCTGCATTGCTCGAACATGGTGGCAGGTCGCGCGCCCTGATCTCAAGCATGAGCCAGGATGAGATTGCGACGATCATCCGGCGCGCCATATGGGCAGCTTCGCATACGTGCCGTCGGCAAGGCGCTGATCCGCCAACGGCGGCAGATATTGCACCATTTCTGAGCGAGCTTGGTCGCACCGCGATGGCAGACTGA
- a CDS encoding sigma-54-dependent Fis family transcriptional regulator, translating to MSSADILVVDDETDIRELVAGILEDEGYSARRAGSADEALAAIQARRPNLVFLDIWLQGSRLDGLQVLDLIKESDPELPVVMISGHGNIETAVSAIRRGAYDFIEKPFKADRLVLIADRALEASRLKREVKDLKTRTVQASRIVGRSTAANQLRMTLERVAPTNARVMISGAPGTGKELAARTLHALSTRESGPFVVINSATITPETMEEELFGVEAVAGKPRRIGALEEAHSGTLYLDEVADMPKETQGRILRVLVDQNFQRVGGTTRVHVDVRIISSTCKDIASEIAAGRFREELFHRLNVVPIRVPALSERREDVPELIDFFMEQLSIASGLPRRAIASDAMAVLQSHEWPGNVRELRNNVERLMILTKGDPSSEVTTEMLPAEVGALVPATPTGSGGEKLMSLPLREAREIFEKEYLVAQIARFSGNISRTAEFIGMERSALHRKLKSLGVE from the coding sequence ATGAGCTCCGCAGATATCCTTGTCGTCGATGACGAAACAGACATTCGCGAGCTGGTGGCCGGCATCCTCGAGGATGAAGGCTATTCGGCGCGCCGTGCCGGTTCTGCGGATGAGGCGCTGGCGGCGATCCAGGCGCGCCGGCCCAACCTGGTCTTCCTCGACATCTGGCTACAGGGCAGCAGGCTTGACGGGCTGCAGGTGCTCGATCTCATCAAGGAATCCGACCCCGAACTGCCGGTGGTCATGATCTCGGGCCATGGCAACATCGAAACGGCCGTGTCGGCCATCCGGCGCGGCGCTTATGATTTCATCGAGAAGCCGTTCAAGGCGGATCGGCTCGTGCTCATCGCGGACCGCGCGCTCGAGGCCTCGCGCCTGAAGCGCGAGGTCAAGGACCTCAAGACACGCACCGTTCAGGCCAGCCGAATCGTCGGGCGCTCGACCGCCGCCAACCAGCTGCGCATGACGCTGGAGCGCGTGGCGCCGACGAATGCACGCGTCATGATCTCCGGTGCGCCCGGCACGGGCAAGGAACTGGCCGCGCGCACGCTCCACGCGCTCTCCACCCGTGAGTCGGGACCTTTCGTCGTCATCAATTCGGCCACGATCACGCCCGAGACCATGGAAGAGGAACTGTTCGGGGTCGAGGCTGTGGCGGGCAAGCCGCGCCGCATCGGCGCGCTGGAAGAGGCCCATAGCGGCACACTCTACCTCGATGAAGTGGCCGACATGCCCAAGGAGACGCAAGGGCGCATCCTGAGGGTTCTTGTGGACCAGAACTTCCAGCGGGTCGGGGGGACCACCCGCGTGCATGTGGACGTTCGCATCATCTCATCGACCTGCAAGGACATCGCCTCCGAGATCGCCGCCGGGCGCTTCCGGGAAGAGCTGTTCCATCGCCTCAACGTCGTGCCGATCAGGGTTCCGGCCCTGTCGGAGCGCCGGGAAGACGTGCCGGAACTCATCGACTTCTTCATGGAGCAGCTTTCGATCGCGTCGGGGCTGCCGCGCCGCGCGATCGCGAGCGACGCCATGGCCGTGCTCCAATCCCATGAGTGGCCGGGCAATGTGCGCGAGCTTCGCAACAACGTCGAACGGCTGATGATCCTGACCAAGGGCGATCCTTCGTCCGAGGTGACGACTGAAATGCTCCCGGCGGAAGTTGGCGCGCTGGTTCCCGCTACGCCAACTGGCTCCGGCGGCGAGAAGCTGATGAGCCTGCCGCTTCGTGAGGCGCGCGAGATTTTCGAGAAGGAATATCTTGTTGCGCAGATCGCCCGGTTCTCCGGCAATATCTCGCGCACGGCCGAGTTCATCGGCATGGAACGGTCCGCGCTTCACCGAAAGCTCAAGTCGCTTGGCGTCGAATAG
- a CDS encoding PAS domain-containing sensor histidine kinase: protein MGVALVTLALSSALATFMVISGSTRIVPVHSVVVTLFMVNASIILALLILVLWQAFMLVRARNRGAAAAGLHVRIILLFGLVAALPAMLVAVIATITLEKGLEPWFSGRMRQIIFKSVDVADTYTASQCTNLGREIRLMAEDLGAVRPLFETDRNWFDGFLTVRARALGLPIVFLVRQPYEIVTRARLNVIPDPPPLVDEAFEEARATEDPICSAMGESRVFSALMKMPEFPDTFLLIARQVDPLAVEFPAEARNAAAEYLAIDARRQGVQIAFGSMYFLIALTVLLSAVWFGLRFADRLVAPIRRLIHATDQVATGNFYVQVPVKRTEGDLAHLGETFNKMTAELRRQRDGLVAASEVLDRRRRFTETVLAGVSAGVIGLDHEDCVTLLNRSADGLLGVDGAGIGKPLSVLAPELSDAIREARQMRQRTVNSQVVMMRHGRERTLNVRVSREGEGQLGLVVTLDDITDLVAAQRTSAWADVARRIAHEIKNPLTPIQLSAERIRRKFGKTIVEDRHVLDQCTDTIIRQVEDIRRMVDEFASFARMPKPSPTSDDIAAMVREVVFMMRVGNPDLVIESAGVDEPVMAVFDRRLVSQALTNVVKNAAEAIHAVPPEEGMPARIDVALRRQGGHWLLDVADTGKGFPVENRQRLLEPYMTTREGGTGLGLAIVGKIFEDHGGQIELLDREDGGRGAHVRLWLPATNSSETFQTAQEPPGQPDGAGYETAQHP from the coding sequence GTGGGCGTGGCGCTTGTGACGCTCGCCCTCAGCTCTGCGCTCGCCACCTTCATGGTCATCTCCGGCTCCACCCGGATCGTGCCGGTGCATTCGGTGGTGGTGACGCTGTTCATGGTGAACGCGTCGATCATCCTGGCGCTGCTCATCCTGGTGCTGTGGCAGGCATTCATGTTGGTGCGCGCGCGCAACCGGGGCGCGGCGGCGGCGGGGCTGCATGTGCGCATCATCCTGCTGTTCGGGCTGGTGGCGGCATTGCCGGCCATGCTGGTCGCGGTGATCGCCACCATTACCCTGGAGAAGGGGTTGGAGCCCTGGTTCTCCGGGCGGATGCGTCAGATCATCTTCAAGTCCGTCGATGTGGCAGACACCTACACGGCAAGCCAATGCACCAATCTGGGCCGCGAGATCCGGCTGATGGCGGAAGACCTCGGGGCGGTGCGGCCCCTTTTCGAAACGGACCGCAACTGGTTCGACGGCTTTCTGACGGTTCGGGCGAGGGCGCTCGGCCTGCCGATCGTGTTCCTCGTCAGGCAGCCCTACGAGATCGTCACGCGGGCGCGGCTCAACGTCATTCCCGACCCGCCGCCGCTGGTTGACGAGGCGTTCGAGGAGGCGCGAGCCACGGAAGATCCGATCTGCTCGGCCATGGGCGAATCGCGCGTGTTCAGCGCGCTGATGAAGATGCCGGAGTTTCCAGACACCTTTCTGCTGATCGCGCGTCAGGTGGATCCGCTCGCCGTGGAGTTCCCGGCCGAGGCCCGCAACGCGGCGGCGGAATATCTCGCCATCGATGCGCGCCGGCAGGGCGTGCAGATCGCCTTCGGCTCGATGTACTTCCTGATTGCCCTCACGGTGCTGCTCTCGGCGGTGTGGTTCGGCCTGCGCTTCGCAGACCGGCTGGTCGCTCCGATCCGGCGCCTGATCCACGCGACCGATCAGGTCGCGACAGGCAATTTCTATGTGCAGGTTCCGGTCAAGCGCACGGAAGGCGACCTCGCCCATCTGGGCGAGACCTTCAACAAGATGACTGCCGAACTGCGCCGGCAGCGGGACGGGCTTGTGGCGGCAAGCGAGGTTCTCGACCGCCGCCGCCGCTTCACCGAGACTGTGCTTGCCGGCGTCTCGGCCGGGGTGATCGGGTTGGACCACGAGGACTGCGTGACGCTGCTCAACCGCTCGGCAGACGGGCTGCTGGGCGTGGATGGCGCCGGCATCGGCAAGCCGCTCAGCGTGCTTGCGCCGGAATTGAGTGACGCCATCCGCGAGGCACGGCAGATGCGCCAGCGCACGGTCAACTCGCAGGTGGTGATGATGCGCCATGGCCGCGAGCGGACGCTCAACGTGCGCGTCTCGCGGGAGGGGGAGGGGCAACTGGGCCTCGTGGTGACGCTGGATGACATCACCGACCTCGTGGCCGCGCAGCGCACGTCGGCCTGGGCCGATGTCGCCCGGCGAATCGCTCACGAGATCAAGAATCCGCTGACGCCGATCCAGCTCTCGGCCGAGCGCATCCGCCGCAAGTTCGGCAAGACCATCGTCGAGGACCGGCATGTGCTGGACCAGTGCACCGACACCATCATCCGGCAGGTGGAGGACATCCGCCGCATGGTCGATGAGTTCGCCTCCTTCGCGCGGATGCCCAAGCCGTCGCCGACCAGCGACGACATCGCGGCCATGGTGCGCGAGGTGGTTTTCATGATGCGGGTGGGCAATCCTGACCTTGTCATCGAGAGCGCCGGAGTCGACGAGCCGGTCATGGCCGTGTTCGACAGGCGGCTCGTCTCGCAAGCGCTGACCAATGTGGTGAAGAACGCCGCCGAAGCGATCCATGCGGTTCCGCCTGAAGAAGGCATGCCAGCCCGCATCGATGTGGCGCTGCGGCGGCAGGGCGGACACTGGCTGCTCGATGTGGCAGACACCGGCAAGGGATTTCCCGTGGAGAACCGGCAGCGCCTGCTTGAGCCCTACATGACCACCCGAGAGGGCGGCACCGGGCTTGGCCTCGCCATCGTTGGCAAGATCTTCGAGGATCATGGCGGCCAGATCGAGCTTCTCGACCGCGAGGATGGCGGGCGCGGCGCGCATGTGCGCCTCTGGCTGCCGGCCACCAACTCTTCCGAAACCTTTCAAACTGCACAAGAACCGCCTGGCCAGCCGGATGGCGCCGGGTATGAGACGGCACAGCACCCATGA